The following proteins are encoded in a genomic region of Chlamydiota bacterium:
- the lysA gene encoding diaminopimelate decarboxylase: MHDFHYKNDHLYCEEVPLGKIAREVGTPVYVYSSKTLIDHFKKLEKAFSEVNHLICYSVKSNSNLAILKVLRDQGSGFDIVSGGELFRTLKIGTDSQKIVFAGVGKTAQEIEYALKSGILFFTVESFPELEEIDAVACRLGQVAGVAIRVNPDVDPKTHQYTSTGKAENKFGLDIEAALEAYRKAMTLKGVRPIALHMHIGSQIVDPAPYQQAVSRIIPLIQKLRDLKVPLEFLDIGGGLGIIYKEETPATADAFAKAILPLIRGLGLKILIEPGRFIVGNAGALLTKVLYLKTNPLKNFVIVDAGMNDLIRPSLYGAYHEILPVVDRHLGKAMSDVVGPICESGDFFSKDRPMSPVDPGEILSIMSSGAYGFSMASNYNSRPRAAEVLVQGDRFSIVREREHLEDLIRGEKTL; this comes from the coding sequence ATGCATGACTTTCATTACAAAAATGATCATTTATATTGTGAAGAAGTTCCCCTCGGAAAAATTGCTCGAGAGGTCGGAACGCCTGTGTATGTTTATAGTTCCAAAACCCTCATCGATCATTTTAAAAAATTAGAAAAAGCTTTTTCTGAAGTCAATCATTTAATTTGTTATTCCGTAAAGTCCAATTCTAACCTCGCCATTTTAAAAGTTTTAAGAGATCAGGGCTCAGGTTTTGACATTGTATCTGGGGGAGAATTGTTTCGTACGTTAAAGATTGGGACCGATTCTCAAAAAATTGTTTTTGCAGGGGTTGGGAAAACCGCTCAGGAAATTGAATACGCCTTAAAGTCTGGGATTCTTTTTTTTACGGTAGAATCGTTTCCAGAATTAGAGGAAATCGATGCCGTGGCTTGTCGCCTCGGTCAAGTGGCCGGAGTCGCCATTCGGGTCAATCCAGATGTGGATCCAAAAACCCATCAATATACCTCAACGGGGAAAGCTGAAAATAAATTTGGGCTCGACATTGAGGCTGCTCTTGAGGCCTATCGAAAAGCGATGACCTTAAAAGGCGTTCGTCCCATTGCGCTTCACATGCACATTGGATCTCAAATTGTAGATCCAGCACCCTATCAACAAGCCGTTTCAAGAATTATTCCGCTCATTCAGAAATTGAGAGATTTGAAAGTTCCTCTAGAATTTTTAGATATTGGAGGTGGGCTTGGAATTATTTATAAAGAAGAGACGCCGGCTACAGCGGATGCTTTTGCGAAGGCTATTCTTCCTTTGATTCGTGGATTAGGACTTAAAATTTTGATTGAACCCGGGCGATTCATTGTCGGTAATGCTGGAGCGCTTCTGACAAAAGTTTTATATTTAAAGACAAATCCACTCAAGAATTTTGTCATTGTCGATGCAGGTATGAATGATTTAATTCGCCCCAGTCTTTATGGGGCTTATCATGAGATCTTGCCGGTTGTCGATCGCCATTTAGGAAAAGCAATGTCAGATGTGGTAGGTCCTATCTGTGAATCAGGGGATTTTTTTTCCAAAGATCGTCCGATGAGTCCAGTGGATCCCGGTGAAATTTTATCGATCATGTCGAGCGGAGCTTATGGCTTTTCCATGGCCTCCAATTATAATTCTCGCCCCCGAGCAGCAGAAGTTTTGGTCCAGGGCGACCGCTTTTCTATTGTGAGAGAAAGGGAGCACTTGGAAGATTTAATCCGTGGAGAAAAGACGCTTTGA
- the argH gene encoding argininosuccinate lyase: MWGGRFQSGTHPLMEKLSASVHFDCRLASYDITGSIAHAKMLERSKVITRKECDLIFQGLKEILNLIERNQFRWDEKLEDVHTHIECALRKKIGDVADKLHTARSRNDQVVLDLKLYLRDEMDKFKKLICSLQSAFLSLAKSQGELVIPGYTHLQRAQPVLLAHHLLAYVEMLERDQTRLEDANLRMDVLPLGSCALAGTSFETDRAFLARELDFSKISENSMDAVSDRDFVIEVASVLAILGVHLSRFSEEMILWSSFEFGFVELPDAFTTGSSAMPQKKNPDAFELARGKTGRLIGNLSSLLVLLKGLPLTYNRDLQEDKEAIFDSIDQLQLILEIFIELVPQIRFCPEALAEKEDFTSSLDLAEYLVKKGIPFRQAHKIVGEMVRYCLDQKKGFQDLSLEEIRKFSKAFDQNFKNLLGWQASVHAKKSLGSTNPIEVKKQLEKWNRTLGRTHKTRTVA; this comes from the coding sequence ATGTGGGGCGGTCGCTTTCAATCGGGGACACATCCCTTGATGGAAAAGTTAAGTGCTTCGGTCCATTTTGACTGCCGACTGGCCTCTTATGACATTACAGGCTCAATCGCTCACGCTAAAATGCTTGAGAGATCAAAGGTGATCACTCGAAAAGAATGTGATCTCATCTTTCAAGGACTTAAAGAAATTCTTAATCTCATTGAGAGAAATCAATTTCGTTGGGATGAAAAATTAGAAGATGTTCATACCCATATTGAATGTGCATTGAGGAAAAAGATAGGAGATGTGGCGGATAAACTTCATACGGCTCGGAGTCGAAATGATCAGGTTGTTTTAGATCTGAAACTTTATCTAAGAGATGAAATGGACAAATTTAAAAAATTAATTTGCTCGCTACAGTCAGCGTTTTTAAGTTTGGCTAAAAGCCAAGGAGAGCTCGTTATTCCTGGCTATACTCATCTTCAGAGGGCGCAGCCGGTTTTATTGGCACATCACCTTTTAGCTTATGTTGAGATGCTAGAGCGGGACCAGACCCGTTTAGAAGATGCAAATTTAAGAATGGATGTTCTCCCCTTGGGGTCTTGTGCTTTGGCAGGAACCTCATTTGAAACGGATCGTGCATTTTTGGCTCGAGAATTGGATTTTTCAAAAATATCCGAGAACAGCATGGATGCCGTGAGCGATCGAGATTTTGTCATTGAAGTGGCATCCGTTTTGGCCATTTTAGGGGTTCATTTATCGCGATTCTCAGAAGAAATGATTCTTTGGTCCAGTTTTGAATTTGGTTTTGTGGAGCTTCCAGATGCCTTTACCACAGGGTCGAGCGCTATGCCTCAAAAGAAGAATCCGGATGCATTTGAATTGGCTCGAGGGAAAACAGGTCGATTAATCGGAAATCTTTCAAGCCTTCTCGTTCTTTTAAAAGGGCTTCCGCTGACTTATAATCGCGATTTACAAGAGGATAAAGAAGCCATTTTTGATTCGATCGATCAACTACAATTGATTTTAGAAATTTTTATTGAGCTCGTTCCTCAGATTCGATTTTGCCCAGAAGCCTTGGCCGAAAAAGAAGATTTTACTTCAAGCCTAGATTTAGCAGAATATTTAGTGAAGAAGGGTATTCCTTTTCGACAGGCTCATAAAATTGTAGGAGAGATGGTTCGATATTGCCTTGATCAAAAAAAAGGGTTTCAGGATTTATCTCTAGAAGAGATTCGAAAATTTTCAAAAGCCTTCGATCAGAATTTCAAAAATTTATTAGGATGGCAAGCCTCGGTTCATGCGAAAAAATCTTTAGGGAGTACGAATCCGATAGAGGTTAAGAAACAGTTGGAAAAATGGAATAGAACATTAGGACGGACTCATAAGACGAGGACCGTGGCATGA
- a CDS encoding argininosuccinate synthase produces MSEKVVLAYSGGLDTSVILHWLKYQKGLNVIAYVADLGQGGELDNISERAMKTGASKVYVADLREEFVSDFIFPMIKANAIYEGQYLLGTSIARPIIAQKQVEIAKKEKAKFVAHGSTGKGNDQVRFELTYMALNPSLKIIVPWREWDFSSRTDLIDYAEKYKIPVPVTKSKPYSSDRNLYHISFEGGILEDPWSAPPEDIFKLTVSPERAPHKPEEIEIEFKEGSPTQVNGKALKPHDLLKKLNELGGSHGIGRVDVVENRFVGMKSRGVYETPGGTLLLAAHRALEGLTLDREVMHFKDSLITKYSELVYYGFWFSPEMRLLNKTIEETQKNVSGIVRLKLYKGSCRVTGRKSPYSLYLQDLATFEGGSLYDPKDATGFIRLNALRLKLQAMREKTLGKNRS; encoded by the coding sequence ATGTCAGAAAAAGTGGTTCTTGCCTATTCTGGAGGACTCGATACCTCTGTTATTTTACATTGGTTGAAGTATCAAAAGGGACTCAATGTCATTGCCTATGTTGCGGATTTAGGTCAGGGAGGGGAGTTGGACAATATCTCTGAACGGGCGATGAAAACAGGGGCCAGTAAGGTCTATGTGGCAGATCTTAGGGAAGAATTTGTGAGCGACTTTATTTTCCCAATGATCAAGGCGAACGCGATTTATGAGGGACAATATCTTTTGGGGACATCCATTGCTCGTCCGATCATTGCCCAAAAACAGGTGGAAATTGCAAAAAAGGAAAAGGCCAAATTTGTCGCTCATGGCTCAACTGGGAAAGGGAATGATCAGGTCCGATTTGAGTTGACCTATATGGCCTTAAATCCTTCACTTAAAATTATTGTTCCATGGCGAGAATGGGATTTCTCTTCTCGAACGGATCTAATTGACTATGCCGAAAAATATAAAATTCCGGTTCCTGTGACAAAATCTAAACCTTATTCCAGCGATCGAAATTTATACCACATTAGTTTTGAGGGCGGAATTTTAGAGGACCCATGGTCCGCCCCGCCCGAGGACATATTTAAATTGACGGTGAGCCCAGAGCGTGCACCCCATAAACCTGAGGAGATAGAAATTGAATTTAAAGAAGGATCTCCCACTCAAGTGAATGGAAAAGCTCTCAAGCCCCATGACTTGTTAAAAAAACTGAATGAGCTCGGGGGATCTCACGGGATTGGCCGCGTTGATGTGGTAGAAAATCGTTTTGTAGGAATGAAATCCAGAGGAGTCTACGAGACGCCAGGAGGAACCCTTCTTTTAGCAGCCCATCGGGCGCTAGAGGGTTTAACATTGGACCGGGAAGTGATGCATTTTAAAGACAGTTTGATCACAAAATATTCCGAGCTTGTGTATTACGGGTTCTGGTTTTCTCCTGAAATGAGACTTCTCAATAAAACAATTGAAGAAACTCAAAAAAATGTTTCAGGCATAGTCAGGCTTAAGCTCTATAAGGGAAGTTGCAGGGTCACGGGCCGAAAATCCCCTTATTCCCTCTATTTGCAGGATTTAGCGACCTTTGAAGGCGGATCTCTCTATGACCCAAAAGATGCCACAGGCTTTATTCGATTGAATGCATTACGATTGAAGTTGCAGGCGATGAGAGAGAAAACTTTAGGAAAGAATCGTTCATGA
- the argF gene encoding ornithine carbamoyltransferase → MGLKKDLIDLQDLTQKELFQLFELAKKLKKDPLQPLLVGKTLGLIFKKSSTRTRVSFEVGISQLGGDSIFLDADELQLGRGETVSDTAKVLSRYLSAIVIRTYAHDEIVEFSKSASIPIINGLTDTSHPCQILCDLFTILEKRGSLKDLKVVYIGDGANNMAHTWLVGAAMTGIKLVIAAPPSYWPKSEAVRTAVKLSSVGSSFFEATRDPIAAVRDADIIYTDVWVSMGQESENKKRLKDLANYQINEELLKAAPKAAWVMHCLPAHRGEEITDGVMEHPQSIVFDQAENRLHTQKALMVMLMDSQNQKSKIKNQN, encoded by the coding sequence ATCGGTTTGAAAAAAGATTTAATTGATTTACAAGATTTAACCCAAAAAGAATTATTCCAACTTTTTGAATTGGCAAAAAAGCTCAAAAAAGATCCACTTCAACCTCTTTTGGTTGGGAAAACATTGGGTCTTATTTTTAAAAAATCTTCGACGCGTACAAGAGTGTCTTTTGAAGTAGGAATTTCGCAATTGGGAGGAGATTCCATTTTTCTCGATGCCGATGAACTTCAACTGGGACGCGGGGAAACGGTTTCGGATACGGCAAAGGTTCTTTCGCGATATCTCAGTGCCATTGTGATTCGGACCTATGCTCATGATGAAATTGTTGAATTTTCAAAAAGCGCATCGATTCCTATTATTAATGGACTTACGGATACCTCTCATCCTTGCCAAATCCTTTGCGATCTTTTTACAATTCTTGAAAAACGAGGAAGTTTAAAAGATTTAAAAGTGGTGTATATTGGGGATGGTGCTAACAACATGGCTCATACTTGGCTTGTGGGAGCGGCGATGACAGGGATTAAACTGGTGATTGCGGCTCCGCCCAGTTATTGGCCTAAAAGCGAGGCCGTTCGTACAGCCGTCAAACTTTCTTCGGTCGGATCTTCCTTTTTTGAAGCAACTCGGGACCCCATTGCGGCGGTTCGAGATGCCGACATCATTTACACGGATGTTTGGGTGAGCATGGGCCAGGAAAGTGAGAATAAAAAAAGATTGAAGGATTTAGCGAATTATCAGATTAATGAAGAACTTTTGAAAGCGGCCCCCAAAGCGGCATGGGTGATGCATTGTCTTCCAGCCCATCGAGGGGAAGAAATTACAGATGGGGTCATGGAACATCCTCAATCGATTGTTTTTGACCAAGCCGAAAATCGTTTGCATACTCAAAAGGCTTTAATGGTGATGCTGATGGATAGTCAAAATCAAAAATCAAAGATCAAAAATCAAAATTAA
- a CDS encoding aspartate aminotransferase family protein — protein sequence MPTYRKNPVVFVKGKGSYLWDIEGNKYLDCFPGWGVSGLGHCHPSLVKAVREQAGRLMHIANNYYNEVQGDLAKEISKNSFDGKCFFSNSGAEANEGAMKLARKYGHEKGKFKIISTLGSFHGRTLAAVTATGQPKYQQGFDPLVPGFIHVPFNDVEALRKAFDGEIIAVLLEPIQGEGGVHIATPEFLKEARRLCTERDALLILDEVQTGMGRTGKIFAYQHFGIEPDIMTLAKTLGGGIAIGAMIAQKRIGDVLQPATHATTFGGNPLACKAALAVFEILRKEKLAQRSAKMGKLLKKSFESLKKEFDFIKEVRGMGLMMAMELSIDGVELVKRCLEERLVINCTQGNVIRFMPAMTITEKELLQAIDIVRKVFRKGKASV from the coding sequence ATGCCGACTTATCGTAAAAATCCTGTGGTCTTTGTCAAGGGCAAGGGCTCTTATCTTTGGGATATTGAGGGAAACAAATATTTGGATTGTTTTCCAGGCTGGGGCGTGAGCGGCTTAGGACATTGTCATCCCTCCCTGGTAAAGGCCGTGCGTGAGCAAGCGGGACGTCTCATGCACATTGCGAATAATTACTACAATGAGGTTCAGGGGGATTTGGCCAAGGAAATTTCCAAAAATTCTTTTGATGGAAAATGCTTTTTTAGTAACAGTGGAGCTGAGGCCAATGAAGGGGCGATGAAACTGGCAAGAAAATATGGGCATGAAAAAGGAAAGTTCAAGATTATTTCGACATTAGGGTCCTTTCATGGAAGGACGCTTGCGGCTGTGACGGCCACGGGGCAACCCAAATATCAGCAAGGTTTTGACCCTTTGGTGCCTGGATTTATTCATGTTCCTTTTAATGATGTTGAAGCTCTTCGTAAGGCATTTGATGGAGAGATTATTGCGGTTCTCTTAGAGCCTATTCAAGGAGAAGGAGGCGTTCATATTGCAACTCCTGAATTTTTAAAGGAGGCACGACGCCTTTGTACCGAACGTGACGCCCTGCTTATTTTAGATGAAGTCCAGACGGGGATGGGTCGCACAGGAAAAATTTTTGCTTATCAACATTTTGGAATTGAGCCTGATATCATGACGCTCGCTAAGACTTTAGGAGGCGGAATTGCGATTGGCGCGATGATTGCTCAAAAGAGAATTGGAGATGTTTTACAGCCTGCGACCCATGCAACGACCTTTGGCGGAAATCCACTGGCTTGCAAAGCGGCCCTGGCTGTTTTTGAAATTCTTCGCAAGGAAAAATTGGCCCAACGTTCAGCCAAAATGGGGAAGCTGTTAAAAAAGTCATTCGAATCTCTAAAGAAAGAATTTGATTTTATTAAAGAAGTTCGGGGGATGGGGCTGATGATGGCCATGGAACTTTCGATTGATGGAGTAGAATTGGTCAAACGATGTCTGGAGGAAAGACTGGTGATCAATTGTACCCAGGGAAACGTGATTCGATTTATGCCAGCCATGACCATTACGGAAAAGGAACTTTTACAAGCCATTGATATTGTGAGAAAGGTTTTTAGAAAGGGTAAGGCATCGGTTTGA
- the argB gene encoding acetylglutamate kinase, with protein MQEYIEKASVLIEALPYIQSFRNKTVVIKFGGSVMNKKDFLEGILRDVVFMECVGINPIIIHGGGPRISEKMKLHGKVPRFVEGLRVTDQETIQLVEETLMEINRELVEMIHSFGGRVKGVSGRTENMILVSKYPPIETRLPDGKTDFIDIGYVGEVKWINPEPIRKLTQKQAVAVVTPIGVDLEGNAYNINGDHVASQLAGALKAEKLIYLSDVSGVMKDPRQPETLFSTLSVSKVKKLIEEGVIIGGMLPKVRSCMRAVEAGVQKTHIIDGRVPHSLLLEIFTDKGVGTEIFRDGEAEVRVLPFEEEKQA; from the coding sequence ATGCAAGAATACATCGAAAAAGCATCCGTCTTAATTGAAGCACTTCCTTATATACAGTCTTTTCGCAATAAGACGGTGGTGATTAAATTTGGCGGAAGTGTGATGAATAAGAAGGATTTCTTGGAAGGAATTCTTCGCGATGTGGTTTTTATGGAATGTGTGGGGATTAATCCGATTATCATTCATGGAGGTGGCCCTCGAATTAGCGAAAAGATGAAGCTTCATGGCAAAGTTCCTCGCTTTGTCGAAGGGTTGCGTGTTACGGATCAAGAAACCATTCAATTGGTAGAAGAGACCCTGATGGAAATTAATCGTGAATTGGTTGAGATGATTCATAGTTTTGGAGGAAGGGTGAAGGGGGTATCTGGCCGGACTGAAAATATGATTTTGGTGAGTAAATATCCCCCCATCGAAACGAGACTCCCGGATGGAAAAACTGATTTTATAGATATTGGATATGTAGGCGAAGTGAAGTGGATTAATCCTGAGCCCATCCGCAAACTCACTCAGAAACAGGCTGTGGCGGTGGTCACCCCCATTGGAGTTGATTTGGAGGGGAATGCCTATAATATTAATGGAGATCATGTGGCCAGTCAGTTGGCAGGCGCCCTTAAGGCCGAAAAATTGATTTATCTTTCAGATGTGAGTGGTGTGATGAAGGATCCTCGTCAGCCCGAGACGCTTTTTTCAACTCTGAGCGTAAGTAAGGTTAAAAAATTAATTGAAGAAGGTGTGATTATAGGTGGGATGCTGCCCAAAGTTCGCTCCTGTATGCGGGCGGTAGAAGCGGGGGTTCAGAAAACGCATATTATCGATGGCCGTGTTCCTCATTCTCTTTTATTAGAAATTTTTACAGATAAAGGAGTTGGAACAGAAATTTTTAGAGATGGAGAGGCAGAGGTTCGGGTCCTTCCCTTTGAAGAAGAAAAGCAAGCTTAG
- the argJ gene encoding bifunctional glutamate N-acetyltransferase/amino-acid acetyltransferase ArgJ: MKHIKEIPHASVSYPQGFLAAGINCGIKMTKKDMAAIVSQIPARIAGAFTKNAFAAAPVRWCRQVMKRSTARAIIVNSGNANACTGDGGFRDARKTAKVMAEELGIKPEEVLVSSTGVIGKRLPMDTVEMGVRKIVRFLSRKGDIEASQAILTTDTFPKTMGVELTFGGKQVRIGAMAKGAGMIEPNMATMLCYITTDAVIELSALRHALKKAVDGSFNCITVDGDMSTNDSVILMANGMARNEEIVEGSSDYEIFVKALSLMTLKLAKKIALDGEGATKLVEVRVTEARTDEEAEMGARAIANSNLFKVSLYAQDPNWGRLMAALGSAGISIVPEKVSVKFNGLTFVKQGKTSGIQLGEARKVMKAKQIEIHLSLGQGKGQATIWTCDLTHKYVDINM, encoded by the coding sequence ATGAAACACATTAAAGAGATTCCACACGCATCGGTTTCGTATCCGCAAGGTTTTTTAGCTGCAGGAATCAACTGCGGAATTAAAATGACTAAAAAAGATATGGCCGCGATTGTTTCACAGATTCCAGCCAGGATTGCAGGGGCTTTTACCAAAAATGCTTTTGCGGCCGCTCCCGTTCGTTGGTGTCGTCAGGTGATGAAACGCTCAACGGCTCGAGCCATTATTGTTAACAGCGGAAATGCAAACGCTTGTACAGGTGATGGAGGCTTTCGCGATGCACGGAAAACAGCTAAAGTGATGGCCGAAGAATTAGGAATTAAACCTGAAGAGGTGTTGGTTTCCTCGACGGGAGTGATTGGGAAAAGACTTCCGATGGATACGGTTGAGATGGGGGTGAGAAAAATTGTCAGATTCCTTTCTCGAAAGGGAGATATAGAAGCCTCTCAGGCTATTTTGACCACGGACACCTTTCCAAAAACAATGGGTGTAGAATTGACGTTCGGGGGAAAACAGGTTCGAATAGGGGCCATGGCAAAAGGGGCTGGAATGATTGAGCCTAATATGGCAACGATGCTTTGTTACATTACGACGGATGCAGTGATTGAACTTTCCGCTTTACGACATGCACTTAAAAAGGCGGTGGATGGCTCTTTTAATTGCATTACGGTTGATGGAGATATGAGTACCAATGATTCTGTCATTTTGATGGCCAATGGAATGGCCCGAAATGAGGAAATTGTTGAAGGTTCTTCTGATTATGAAATTTTTGTCAAAGCCCTTTCTTTGATGACCCTGAAGCTTGCAAAAAAAATTGCTCTGGATGGAGAGGGTGCTACAAAATTAGTCGAGGTTCGTGTAACCGAAGCAAGAACGGATGAGGAGGCGGAAATGGGGGCTCGGGCCATTGCCAATTCAAATTTGTTTAAGGTTTCTCTTTATGCCCAGGATCCCAATTGGGGGAGACTCATGGCGGCTCTTGGAAGTGCGGGAATTTCTATTGTTCCTGAAAAGGTTTCAGTGAAATTCAACGGGCTCACTTTTGTTAAACAGGGAAAAACATCCGGGATTCAATTAGGAGAAGCGCGAAAAGTGATGAAGGCAAAACAAATTGAGATTCATCTAAGTTTAGGACAAGGAAAGGGGCAAGCCACTATTTGGACTTGTGATCTTACGCACAAATATGTGGATATTAATATGTGA
- a CDS encoding N-acetyl-gamma-glutamyl-phosphate reductase, with amino-acid sequence MKIGICGATGYSGRELVRILLCHPKVEIAFLSSEQFSGKPFSDVFPEFRSRMDKICQKIDSISLNEKLDLVFLALPHTVSMKMAKLFLQQNIRVIDLSGDYRLPQELYEKWYHHPHQDAQNLSKVVYGLSEIFREKIKKAQFISNPGCYPTSASLGLIPAISKGWIELEGMVIDAKSGASGAGRNPSLTMHFCEVYDNIKAYKIGVHQHTPEIEQILSVVAKKEIHLDFVPHLIPIQQGILSTMYTRLKKRVSTSEILASYLEFYKNDSFIRMLPEGVFPQTADVKGTNFCDIGLHVEERTQRLIIVSAIDNMVKGAAGQAVQNMNLMSGFPEVMALQ; translated from the coding sequence ATGAAAATTGGCATTTGTGGAGCGACGGGTTATAGTGGGAGGGAGCTGGTTCGGATTTTGCTCTGTCATCCTAAAGTAGAAATTGCTTTCCTTTCTTCTGAGCAATTTTCTGGAAAGCCTTTCTCTGATGTTTTCCCAGAGTTTCGCTCCCGCATGGATAAAATTTGTCAAAAAATAGATTCCATTTCTTTAAATGAAAAATTGGACCTTGTTTTTTTGGCTCTTCCCCATACCGTATCGATGAAAATGGCCAAACTTTTTTTACAACAGAATATTCGTGTGATTGATTTGAGTGGGGATTATCGATTACCGCAAGAACTCTATGAAAAGTGGTATCACCATCCACATCAAGATGCCCAGAATTTATCAAAAGTGGTTTATGGCTTATCAGAAATTTTTCGAGAAAAGATTAAAAAAGCCCAATTTATTTCTAACCCCGGATGTTATCCAACCTCAGCTTCTCTGGGGCTTATTCCCGCCATTTCTAAGGGATGGATTGAATTAGAAGGGATGGTGATTGATGCCAAATCCGGGGCCAGTGGAGCGGGAAGAAATCCATCACTTACCATGCATTTTTGCGAAGTGTATGACAATATAAAGGCCTATAAAATTGGAGTTCATCAGCACACCCCGGAGATCGAACAGATTTTAAGCGTGGTTGCAAAAAAAGAAATTCATCTGGACTTTGTTCCACATTTAATTCCGATTCAGCAGGGAATTTTAAGCACGATGTATACTCGGCTCAAAAAAAGAGTCTCCACATCGGAAATTCTTGCATCCTATCTGGAATTTTATAAGAATGATTCTTTCATTCGAATGTTACCCGAGGGAGTTTTTCCTCAGACGGCTGATGTGAAGGGAACTAATTTTTGCGACATCGGACTTCATGTTGAGGAACGGACTCAACGGTTAATCATTGTTTCTGCCATTGACAACATGGTCAAAGGGGCGGCTGGACAAGCTGTGCAAAATATGAATTTGATGTCAGGCTTTCCTGAAGTGATGGCCCTTCAATGA
- the rpsI gene encoding 30S ribosomal protein S9 codes for MAEIVRYYGTGRRKTAVARVWLRSGSGTILVNGKPPEEYFPSPNLLRLLRGPLQDTKMEKVFDIQAKVSGGGVAGQAGALKLGIARALVETHPALKKVLRDGEYLTRDPRGRERKKYGQKGARKRFQFSKR; via the coding sequence ATGGCAGAAATTGTAAGATATTATGGTACGGGTCGCAGAAAAACAGCAGTCGCCAGAGTGTGGCTACGAAGTGGTTCAGGAACCATTTTGGTTAATGGAAAACCTCCTGAGGAGTATTTTCCAAGCCCAAATTTGCTTCGTCTCTTAAGAGGTCCTTTACAAGATACGAAGATGGAAAAGGTTTTTGATATTCAGGCTAAGGTTTCGGGTGGGGGTGTTGCAGGTCAAGCTGGAGCATTAAAGCTTGGGATTGCGAGAGCTTTGGTTGAGACCCATCCAGCTCTGAAGAAGGTGTTACGGGATGGAGAATATTTAACACGGGATCCTCGCGGCCGTGAAAGAAAGAAGTACGGGCAAAAGGGTGCTCGTAAAAGATTCCAGTTCTCTAAACGATAG
- the rplM gene encoding 50S ribosomal protein L13 translates to MMKTFMAKSKEIERKWYLLDASNQVLGRLATRTADLLRGKGKTLFTPHVDCGDYVVIVNAEKIRVTGKKSEQLEYITASGYPGGQKVVPYRRMQTEHPEHIIEHAVRGMVPSNPLGRQVLRKLKVYTGSSHPHSGQNLESLKLA, encoded by the coding sequence ATGATGAAGACTTTTATGGCGAAGTCCAAAGAAATTGAAAGAAAATGGTATTTGCTGGATGCATCCAATCAAGTGCTGGGTCGCTTGGCTACTCGGACAGCCGATCTCTTACGGGGAAAAGGTAAAACTTTATTTACTCCTCATGTTGATTGCGGTGATTATGTCGTGATTGTTAATGCTGAAAAGATTCGAGTCACGGGAAAGAAGTCTGAGCAATTGGAATATATCACAGCCTCAGGCTATCCCGGGGGCCAGAAGGTGGTCCCTTATCGCCGAATGCAAACAGAACATCCAGAGCATATTATTGAGCATGCAGTCAGAGGGATGGTTCCTTCGAATCCACTGGGTAGGCAGGTTCTTAGAAAGCTGAAGGTTTATACAGGGTCTAGCCATCCTCATTCTGGTCAGAATTTGGAAAGCTTGAAGTTAGCGTAA